The Streptomyces sp. NBC_00435 nucleotide sequence TCGAACTGCGCAGGCGCTCGAAGGACGCGCCGATCGCAGAGGTGCTGATCCTGCGGTCGCTGGCCTGGCTGGGGCTGCGTGCGGAGGTCACCAACGCGGCGGTGGCCGGAGCCCGGGCCCGGATGGAAGCGGCGGCCGAGGTACTGACCGCCGTGCTGGCCGATGTCCCCGGGGACCTGGAGGCCCGCGCCGAGCTCGCCGAGACCTGGAACCAGCTGGCCCAGATCCTCGACCGGCGGGTCTGCGCCCACCAGGAGCAGGAAGAGCCGGACGAGGAAGAAGGGCCGGGAACGGGGGAGACCCCGCGCTCCGGTCCCGCCGAGCCGCTCGGCGCGGCGGAGCTGGAGGCGCTGCGGCTGGAGGAGATCCGGCTCTGGGAGCGGGCCGCGGCCCTGCACGCGGAGCTCGGCCCGGACCATCTGGAAGCCCGCTACCAGTGTGTGAACAACGCCGCCTGGACCGAGCACGAGCTGGGGCGTCCCGAAGCCGGCGCCGCCCGAGTCTCGGCGCTGGCCGACGAGGTCCGTGAACTGCCCGAGGGCGCATCCCCCCAGTGGCTGCTGCAGAGCGCCGAACGCACCGCGGAACAGCTGCGGCGCACCGCGTCCTGACACCGACGCCCCGCCACCGCCACCGCCACGGCTCTACGGAGTGGTGGGGGGGCGGGGGCGGGGTGGGGTGCCGGGTGGCCCGCTCAGCCGAGCTGGGCGAGGCCCTCGGTGGCGATCTGCTCGAAGACGCTCTGGTCGGCGGCGAAGTCCGAGTCCGGGATCGGCCAGTGGATCACCAGCTCGGTGAACCCGAGCTCCTGGTGGCGGCCGGCGAAGTCGACGAAGGCGTCGACGGACTCCAGCGGGCGCCCCCGGTCCGGCGTGAAGCCCGTGAGCAGGACCTTGTCGAGTTCGGTCACCTCCCGGCCGGCTTCCGCGCACGCCTTGCCGAGCTTCTCGACCTGGCCGCGGAGAGCCTGCACCGACTGCTCCGGAGTGCCCTCGTCGAAGATCTTCGGATCGCCGGTGGTCACCCACGCCTGTCCGTAGCGTGCGGCCAGCTTCAGGCCGCGCGGGCCGGTCGCGGCGACGGCGAAGGGCAGCCGGGGCCGCTGTGCGCACCCGGGGATGTTGAACGCCTCCTCCGCCGAGTAGAACGCGCCCCGCTGCGAGACGGAGTCCTCCGTGAGCAGCCGGTCCAGCAGTGGCAGGAACTCCCCGAACCGGTCGGCCCGCTCCCTCGGGGTCCACGGCTCCTGGCCCAGCACGCTGGCGTCGAAGCCGTTGCCGCCGGCACCGATGCCGAGCGTGATCCGGCCGCCCGAGATGTCGTCGAGGGAGATCAGCTCCTTGGCGAGCGTCACCGGGTGCCGGAAGTTCGGTGAGGTGACGAGCGTGCCCAGCCGCAGCCGCTCCGTGGCCGTCGCCGCGGCCGTGAGCGTCGGCAGTGCGCCGTACCAAGGCCCGCTACGGAAGGTCCGCCAGGACAGGTGGTCGTAGGTGTAGGCGGCGTGGAAACCCAGTTCCTCGGCCCGCTGCCAGCGCTCACGGCCCCCTTCGTGCCACCGGTTGACGGGAAGGATCACAGTGCTCAGGCGCAGAGTCATGCTCAGAGCCTACGACCGTCGCCTCGAGCCCCGTGACGTCCCGCGCGGGCGGATCCGCCCATCAGGCACTGACTGCCGTGCGGCGATGTTTCACGTGAAACATCGCTACCGGCGTCATGGGCGAAGATGGAGCCGTGACCTCGGCTCCCCAGCGCCCGGACGGGCCAACCCCCGCACCCCGGCTCATCGCCACCGACCTCGACGGCACCCTGCTGCGCGACGACAAATCCGTCTCGCAGCGCACCGTCGCCGCACTCGCCGCCGCCGAGGAGGCAGGCATCGCGGTGTTCTTCGTGACCGGACGACCAGCCCGCTGGATGGGCGTGGTCAGTGACCACGTCCAAGGCCACGGCTTGGCGATCTGCGCCAACGGCGCCGCCGTCGTCGATCTGCACGCCATCGAACCGAAGCCCACGGGACGGGAATTCGTCCAGGTCAGACCACTGCCCCGGATCACGGCGCTCAAGGTGGTGGAGGCCCTGCGGGCCGCCGCCCCCGGCACCTCCTTCGCCGTGGAGCTGACCACCGGCATCAACTACGAGCCGGCGTACCCGCCGTTCTTCCAGGACCCGGGCGCCAACGTCGCCACCGCCGAGAAGCTGCTCCACGAGGCCACGGACGACGACTCGGCACCCGTCCTGAAGGTGCTCGCGCACCACGCCGAGCTGGCTCCGGACGAGTTCCTGGCCCTGGCCCGCTCCGCCGCCGGCGCGTACGCCTCGATCACCCGTTCCAGCCCGACCTCCCTGCTGGAGATCAGCGGCCCCGGTGTCTCCAAGGCCAGCACCCTGGCGCTGTGCTGCGAGGAGCGCGGCATCTCCCCGGCGGAGGTGGTCGCCTTCGGTGACATGCCGAACGACGTGGAGATGCTCGGCTGGGCCGGCACCTCGTACGCGATGGGCAACGCCCATCCGGATGTGATCGCGGCCGCGTCGGGCCGTACGGTCGCCAACAACGAGGACGGTGTCGCCCTCGTCATCGAGCGCATCCTGGCCGAACGGACCGCCCGCGCCCAGCCGCAGGACGCCCAACCGTAGGACGCCCGCCTAGGGCCCGCCTAGGGCGCCCGGCGGACACCGCGACGGCTACAGCGGGGCCTCCCACACCAGGGTGGTCCCGCCGCCGTCGTCGCCGAGGCCGGGGCCGTACGAGCTGGAGCCGCCGAGCGACTCGGCCCGTCGGCGCAGGTTCCGCAGCCCGCTGCGGCGCCCGCCCTCGGGGATGCCCACGCCGTCGTCGGCCACCTCCAACCGGACTCCGGGCCGCCCGTCGGCCAGGCTGACCGTGGAGTCGAGGAC carries:
- a CDS encoding LLM class flavin-dependent oxidoreductase — its product is MTLRLSTVILPVNRWHEGGRERWQRAEELGFHAAYTYDHLSWRTFRSGPWYGALPTLTAAATATERLRLGTLVTSPNFRHPVTLAKELISLDDISGGRITLGIGAGGNGFDASVLGQEPWTPRERADRFGEFLPLLDRLLTEDSVSQRGAFYSAEEAFNIPGCAQRPRLPFAVAATGPRGLKLAARYGQAWVTTGDPKIFDEGTPEQSVQALRGQVEKLGKACAEAGREVTELDKVLLTGFTPDRGRPLESVDAFVDFAGRHQELGFTELVIHWPIPDSDFAADQSVFEQIATEGLAQLG
- a CDS encoding Cof-type HAD-IIB family hydrolase; its protein translation is MGEDGAVTSAPQRPDGPTPAPRLIATDLDGTLLRDDKSVSQRTVAALAAAEEAGIAVFFVTGRPARWMGVVSDHVQGHGLAICANGAAVVDLHAIEPKPTGREFVQVRPLPRITALKVVEALRAAAPGTSFAVELTTGINYEPAYPPFFQDPGANVATAEKLLHEATDDDSAPVLKVLAHHAELAPDEFLALARSAAGAYASITRSSPTSLLEISGPGVSKASTLALCCEERGISPAEVVAFGDMPNDVEMLGWAGTSYAMGNAHPDVIAAASGRTVANNEDGVALVIERILAERTARAQPQDAQP